In one window of Pseudorasbora parva isolate DD20220531a chromosome 7, ASM2467924v1, whole genome shotgun sequence DNA:
- the has2 gene encoding hyaluronan synthase 2 — MRCDKAISYLRIVGTTLFGISLLVGISTAYIMGYKLITTAGNYLSFGLYGAILVVHLIIQSLFALLEHRNMKRSLETPIKLNKSLALCIAAYQEDPNYLKKCLISVKRLTYPGIKVIMVIDGNNDDDCYMMEIFRDIMGRDRAATYIWKSNYHQKGPDETEELYAESLQHISRLVLNNKCVCIMQKWGGKREVMYTAFKALGRSVDYVQVCDSDTMLDPASSVEMVKVLEEDPMVGGVGGDVQILNKYESWVSFLSSVRYWMAFNIERACQSYFGCVQCISGPLGMYRNSLLHEFLEDWYNQTFMGSHCSFGDDRHLTNRVLSLGYATKYTARSKCLTETPITYLRWLNQQTRWSKSYFREWLYNSMWFHKHHLWMTYEAVITGFFPFFLIATAIQLFYQGRIWNILLFLLIVQVVALIKSSFASCLRGNIVMVFMSFYSVLYMSSLLPAKMFAIATINKSGWGTSGRKTVVVNFIGLIPISIWFTILFVGIIYSIIQETRKPFPESEKIVLIIGATVYVSYWVVFLTLYAVLIMKCGKRKKGQQYDMVLDV; from the exons ATGAGATGTGATAAAGCGATCTCCTACTTAAGGATTGTTGGGACGACACTGTTCGGCATTTCGCTGCTTGTGGGAATCTCTACTGCTTATATCATGGGGTATAAGCTCATAACGACTGCCGGCAACTATTTGTCCTTTGGTCTTTATGGAGCAATTCTAGTCGTTCACCTCATCATCCAGAGCTTGTTTGCTCTACTGGAACACAGGAACATGAAGCGCTCCCTGGAAACACCGATCAAACTCAACAAGTCACTGGCCCTTTGCATCGCAGCCTATCAGGAAGACCCCAACTACCTGAAAAAGTGTTTAATATCTGTGAAGAGGCTCACCTACCCTGGGATAAAGGTCATTATGGTTATCGACGGGAACAATGATGATGACTGCTACATGATGGAGATCTTTCGGGACATCATGGGCCGGGACAGGGCAGCCACCTACATTTGGAAAAGCAACTATCACCAGAAAGGACCAGATGAAACCGAAGAATTGTACGCCGAGAGCTTGCAGCACATTTCCCGCCTGGTTCTCAACAATAAATGCGTGTGCATCATGCAGAAGTGGGGCGGGAAGAGGGAGGTCATGTACACCGCCTTCAAAGCCCTGGGAAGAAGTGTCGACTACGTACAG GTATGTGATTCTGACACCATGTTGGACCCGGCCTCCTCAGTGGAGATGGTGAAGGTTCTGGAAGAAGATCCCATGGTTGGAGGAGTAGGCGGAGATGTACAG ATTCTGAACAAATATGAATCATGGGTCTCCTTCCTCAGCAGTGTGAGGTATTGGATGGCGTTCAACATCGAAAGAGCTTGCCAGTCATATTTCGGGTGCGTTCAGTGTATCAGTGGGCCACTGGGGATGTACAGGAACTCCCTGCTTCATGAGTTCCTGGAAGACTGGTACAATCAGACGTTCATGGGAAGCCACTGCAGTTTTGGCGATGACCGCCATCTGACCAATCGAGTCCTGAGCCTGGGATATGCTACAAAATACACTGCACGCTCCAAGTGCTTGACTGAGACACCCATCACCTACCTGCGCTGGCTCAACCAGCAGACCCGCTGGAGTAAATCGTATTTCAGAGAGTGGCTTTACAACTCCATGTGGTTTCACAAGCACCACTTGTGGATGACCTACGAGGCCGTCATCACCGGCTTCTTCCCCTTCTTCCTCATCGCCACTGCGATCCAGCTCTTCTACCAGGGCAGGATCTGGAACATCCTTCTGTTCCTGCTGATCGTCCAAGTCGTGGCGCTCATCAAGTCTTCGTTCGCCAGTTGCCTCCGTGGAAACATCGTCATGGTATTCATGTCCTTTTACTCAGTGTTATACATGTCAAGTCTGCTACCGGCAAAGATGTTCGCAATAGCCACCATAAACAAATCCGGTTGGGGAACTTCTGGAAGGAAGACCGTCGTGGTGAACTTTATTGGACTCATTCCGATCTCAATTTGGTTCACCATTCTTTTTGTTGGCATTATTTATTCAATAATCCAAGAGACCCGAAAGCCCTTCCCAGAGTCCGAAAAAATAGTTTTGATAATCGGCGCAACCGTATATGTCAGCTATTGGGTCGTGTTCTTGACTTTGTACGCTGTCCTCATTATGAAGTGTGGCAAGAGGAAGAAAGGACAACAGTATGACATGGTTCTTGACGTATAG